The Thalassotalea sp. 273M-4 genome includes a region encoding these proteins:
- the rplB gene encoding 50S ribosomal protein L2: MAIVKCKPTSPGRRHVVKVVNPDLYKGKPYAPLLEKNSKSGGRNNTGRITVRHVGGGHKHHYRLIDFKRNKDGIPAKVERLEYDPNRSANIALVLYADGERKYILAPKGVSAGDTIQSGVDAPIKAGNTLPLRNVPLGSVIHAIELKPGKGAQLARAAGTYAQLVAKDGAYVTVRLRSGEMRKIEADCRATLGEIGNAEHMLRSLGKAGATRWRGVRPTVRGVAMNPVDHPHGGGEGKTSGGRHPVSPWGVPTKGYKTRKNKRTDKFIVRRRTK; the protein is encoded by the coding sequence ATGGCTATTGTTAAATGTAAGCCTACTTCTCCGGGTCGTCGCCACGTTGTTAAAGTGGTTAACCCGGATCTGTACAAAGGCAAGCCTTACGCTCCACTTTTAGAGAAAAACTCTAAGTCTGGTGGTCGTAACAATACTGGTCGTATTACAGTTCGTCACGTTGGTGGTGGTCACAAGCATCACTACCGTCTGATTGACTTTAAACGCAACAAAGACGGCATCCCTGCGAAAGTAGAGCGTTTGGAATATGATCCAAACCGTAGTGCAAACATTGCACTAGTTTTATACGCAGACGGTGAGCGCAAATACATCCTAGCACCAAAAGGTGTTTCAGCTGGTGATACTATCCAGTCTGGTGTAGATGCACCTATCAAAGCAGGTAACACATTACCACTACGTAATGTTCCTCTAGGTAGCGTTATCCATGCAATCGAACTTAAGCCTGGTAAAGGTGCTCAGCTAGCTCGTGCTGCTGGTACATATGCACAACTAGTTGCTAAAGACGGCGCTTACGTAACTGTACGTCTTCGTTCAGGCGAAATGCGTAAAATCGAAGCGGATTGTCGTGCAACTTTAGGTGAAATCGGCAATGCTGAACACATGCTTCGCTCTTTGGGTAAAGCAGGTGCTACACGCTGGCGTGGTGTTCGTCCGACAGTTCGTGGTGTTGCCATGAACCCGGTAGATCACCCACACGGTGGTGGTGAAGGTAAAACTTCAGGCGGTCGTCACCCGGTATCACCTTGGGGTGTACCAACTAAGGGTTATAAGACTCGTAAAAACAAGCGCACTGACAAGTTTATTGTCCGTCGTCGTACTAAGTAA
- the rplV gene encoding 50S ribosomal protein L22, with protein MEAIAKHKFARGSAQKARLVVDQIRGLQVEKALEILTYSNKSAAVLVKKVLNSAIANAEHNEGADIDELFVKTIMVDDGPTMKRIKPRAKGRADRILKRTSHITVIVADS; from the coding sequence ATGGAAGCTATCGCTAAACATAAATTTGCCCGTGGTTCAGCTCAAAAAGCTCGTTTGGTTGTTGACCAAATCCGCGGTTTGCAAGTTGAGAAAGCACTTGAAATCTTAACTTACAGCAACAAATCAGCTGCTGTTTTAGTTAAGAAAGTTCTTAACTCAGCAATTGCTAACGCTGAACATAATGAAGGTGCAGACATTGATGAATTATTCGTTAAAACCATTATGGTTGACGATGGTCCAACAATGAAACGTATTAAACCTCGTGCGAAAGGTCGCGCGGATCGTATCCTTAAGCGCACTAGTCACATTACTGTGATTGTAGCTGATTCCTAG
- the rplP gene encoding 50S ribosomal protein L16 — MLQPKRTKFRKQFKLRNRGLAHTGSTVSFGTYGLKAVARGRMTARQIEAARRAMTRHIKRQGKIWIRVFPDKPITKKPLEVRMGKGKGSVEYWVCQIQPGRILYEMEGVNEALAREAFELAAAKLPFKTTFVTRTVM, encoded by the coding sequence ATGTTACAACCAAAACGTACTAAATTCCGTAAGCAATTTAAACTGCGTAACCGTGGCCTAGCGCACACTGGTAGCACAGTTAGCTTCGGTACTTATGGCTTAAAAGCTGTGGCACGTGGCCGTATGACTGCTCGTCAAATCGAAGCAGCTCGTCGTGCAATGACACGTCACATTAAGCGTCAAGGTAAAATCTGGATTCGTGTATTCCCAGACAAGCCAATTACCAAGAAACCTCTTGAGGTTCGTATGGGTAAAGGTAAAGGTTCTGTAGAATACTGGGTATGCCAAATTCAACCAGGACGTATCTTGTATGAAATGGAAGGTGTTAACGAAGCATTAGCTCGTGAAGCATTTGAACTAGCAGCTGCTAAACTTCCATTTAAGACAACTTTCGTAACTCGGACGGTAATGTAA
- the rplD gene encoding 50S ribosomal protein L4, whose protein sequence is MELALKDASGALEVSEATFGREFNEALVHQVVVAYAAGARQGTVKQKTRSEVSGGGKKPWRQKGTGRARAGTTRGPIWRSGGVTFAARPQDHSQKVNRKMYRGAIQSILSELVRQDRLIVVENFAVETPKTKELVSKLKELELKDVLIVTKEVDENLFLSARNLYKVDVRDVAGIDPVSLVGFEKVLVTADAVKQIEEMLA, encoded by the coding sequence ATGGAATTAGCATTAAAAGACGCATCTGGTGCTCTTGAAGTGTCTGAAGCTACCTTCGGACGTGAGTTTAACGAAGCTCTAGTACACCAAGTAGTTGTTGCTTACGCAGCAGGTGCTCGTCAAGGTACTGTAAAGCAAAAAACTCGTTCAGAAGTTAGCGGCGGTGGCAAAAAGCCATGGCGTCAAAAAGGTACTGGCCGTGCACGTGCTGGTACAACTCGTGGTCCAATCTGGCGTTCAGGTGGCGTAACATTCGCTGCTCGTCCACAAGATCACAGCCAAAAAGTTAACCGTAAAATGTATCGTGGTGCGATCCAAAGCATCCTTTCAGAATTAGTACGTCAAGATCGTCTAATCGTGGTTGAAAACTTTGCGGTAGAAACACCAAAAACTAAAGAATTGGTATCTAAGCTAAAAGAATTAGAACTTAAAGACGTTCTAATCGTAACGAAAGAAGTTGATGAGAACTTATTCTTATCTGCTCGCAACTTATACAAAGTTGACGTTCGTGACGTAGCTGGTATCGATCCTGTTAGCCTAGTTGGTTTCGAGAAAGTATTGGTAACTGCTGATGCAGTTAAGCAAATTGAGGAGATGTTAGCATGA
- a CDS encoding FAD-dependent oxidoreductase — translation MTTTNPYPNLLSELDLGFTKLRNRVLMGSMHTGLEEERNGFDKLAAFYQERAKGGVGLIVTGGISPNFRGRVAPFGGELSKCWHVRKHRKVTEAVHQYPTKICLQLLHTGRYAYHPFSVSASPIKAPINPFKPKALSEKQIWGTIKDFAKSSKLAQKAGYDGVEVMGSEGYLINQFSCKRTNKRTDDWGGSIENRMRLGVEVVKAIRKKVGEKFIIIFRLSLLDLVEGGNTWEEVVTMAKAIEKAGASIINSGIGWHEARVPTIATSVPRAAFTWATERLMGEVSIPLVSTNRINTPEVAEQIIASGQSDMISMARPFLADADFVNKAAQDKAETINTCIGCNQACLDHVFKQQRASCLVNPRACYETELTFAKTAKEKNIAVVGAGPAGLAFSCYAAERGHKVTLFDGASEIGGQFNYAKQIPGKEEFYETLRYFQNRLQALGVEVKLNSQQSVESLNVAAFDEIVVATGITPRTPSIEGIEHSKVLSYLQVLKDHVPVGQKVAIIGAGGIGFDVAEYLAEEESLTTIPEKWLKEWGIDKEYQHPGALTKSAHGRANRTIYLLQRKESKVGKGLGKTTGWIHRSTLKHKGVKMYPGVEYQKIDDAGLHCVINGENQVLDVDHVIICAGQTPNRSLYDQLKEANANTHLIGGADVAAELDAKRAIRQGAELAARI, via the coding sequence ATGACAACAACAAATCCTTACCCTAATTTATTATCCGAACTTGACTTAGGCTTTACCAAACTCCGAAACCGCGTATTAATGGGGTCAATGCATACCGGCCTTGAAGAAGAGCGTAATGGTTTTGACAAGCTCGCCGCATTCTACCAAGAGAGGGCAAAAGGGGGCGTTGGGCTAATTGTTACTGGTGGTATCAGTCCAAATTTTCGCGGTCGCGTTGCGCCTTTTGGTGGAGAGCTGAGTAAATGTTGGCATGTTAGAAAGCATCGCAAAGTCACCGAAGCAGTACATCAATATCCCACTAAAATATGCCTGCAGCTATTGCACACTGGTCGCTATGCCTATCATCCTTTTTCAGTATCAGCAAGCCCAATCAAAGCTCCTATCAACCCATTTAAACCAAAAGCGTTATCAGAAAAACAAATATGGGGCACCATCAAAGATTTTGCTAAATCGTCAAAACTCGCCCAAAAAGCAGGTTATGACGGTGTTGAAGTGATGGGCTCAGAAGGTTATTTAATCAACCAATTTAGTTGTAAACGCACCAATAAAAGAACCGATGATTGGGGCGGGTCTATCGAAAATCGAATGCGCCTTGGGGTTGAAGTCGTCAAAGCGATTCGCAAGAAAGTGGGGGAGAAATTTATTATTATCTTTCGTTTATCCCTGCTTGATTTAGTCGAAGGTGGTAACACTTGGGAAGAAGTCGTTACCATGGCCAAAGCCATTGAAAAAGCAGGCGCGAGTATTATTAATAGTGGTATCGGGTGGCATGAAGCCCGTGTCCCCACCATCGCCACCAGTGTGCCAAGAGCCGCCTTTACCTGGGCAACTGAGCGGTTAATGGGCGAGGTGAGTATTCCGCTTGTCTCGACTAATCGGATCAATACCCCAGAGGTGGCAGAACAGATAATTGCATCTGGCCAATCGGATATGATTTCCATGGCCAGACCATTTCTAGCCGATGCTGATTTTGTCAATAAAGCGGCTCAAGATAAAGCCGAAACCATTAACACTTGCATAGGTTGCAACCAAGCGTGTTTAGATCATGTCTTTAAACAACAGCGAGCCAGTTGTTTGGTTAACCCAAGAGCGTGTTATGAAACCGAGCTAACTTTTGCCAAAACAGCCAAAGAAAAAAACATTGCGGTGGTTGGCGCCGGGCCTGCAGGTTTAGCTTTTAGCTGTTACGCGGCTGAGCGAGGTCATAAAGTAACGTTATTTGACGGCGCCAGTGAAATTGGTGGTCAGTTTAACTATGCTAAGCAAATTCCTGGTAAAGAAGAGTTTTACGAAACTTTACGCTACTTTCAAAATCGTTTGCAGGCGCTTGGCGTTGAGGTAAAGCTTAACAGTCAGCAAAGTGTTGAATCGCTTAATGTCGCAGCGTTTGACGAGATAGTGGTGGCAACTGGGATCACCCCAAGAACGCCAAGCATCGAAGGCATTGAACACTCGAAAGTGTTAAGTTATTTGCAAGTGCTCAAAGATCATGTCCCGGTAGGGCAAAAGGTGGCGATTATTGGCGCTGGCGGTATTGGCTTTGATGTCGCGGAATATCTGGCTGAAGAAGAGTCGTTGACCACGATACCCGAAAAATGGTTAAAAGAGTGGGGTATTGATAAAGAATATCAACATCCGGGCGCCTTAACGAAATCCGCGCATGGCAGAGCCAATCGCACCATTTACTTATTGCAGCGTAAAGAAAGTAAAGTGGGGAAAGGTTTGGGTAAAACCACTGGTTGGATCCACCGGAGCACGTTAAAACACAAAGGCGTTAAAATGTACCCTGGGGTTGAGTATCAGAAAATTGATGATGCGGGTCTTCATTGTGTGATCAACGGCGAAAACCAAGTGCTTGATGTCGACCATGTCATCATTTGTGCAGGTCAAACACCTAATCGCAGTTTGTATGATCAACTTAAAGAGGCGAACGCGAACACTCATTTAATTGGTGGTGCCGATGTTGCCGCCGAACTGGATGCCAAACGTGCGATCAGACAAGGTGCCGAGCTTGCGGCAAGGATATAA
- the rpmC gene encoding 50S ribosomal protein L29: MKASELKDKSIEELNAELLSLLREQFNYRMQASTGQLAQTHLLRNVRRDIARVKTILTEKAAS; encoded by the coding sequence ATGAAAGCTAGCGAACTTAAAGACAAAAGCATTGAAGAGCTTAATGCTGAATTACTAAGCTTATTGCGCGAACAGTTTAACTATCGCATGCAAGCAAGCACTGGTCAGCTAGCTCAAACTCATTTGCTACGTAACGTACGTCGCGATATCGCACGTGTTAAGACTATCCTAACTGAGAAGGCAGCATCATAA
- the rpsJ gene encoding 30S ribosomal protein S10, whose protein sequence is MSNQRIRIRLKAFDHRLIDQSTAEIVDTAKRTGAQVRGPIPLPTRKERFTVLISPHVNKDARDQYEIRTHKRLIDIVEPTEKTVDALMRLDLAAGVDVQISLG, encoded by the coding sequence ATGTCAAATCAAAGAATTCGCATTCGTTTGAAAGCGTTCGATCATCGTCTGATTGATCAATCAACAGCTGAAATCGTAGATACTGCAAAGCGCACTGGTGCTCAGGTTCGTGGTCCTATTCCACTTCCGACTCGTAAAGAGCGTTTTACTGTATTGATTTCTCCACACGTAAACAAAGACGCACGTGATCAGTACGAAATTCGTACTCACAAGCGTTTGATTGATATTGTTGAACCAACTGAGAAAACTGTAGACGCACTAATGCGTTTAGATTTAGCAGCTGGTGTAGACGTTCAAATCAGCTTGGGTTAA
- the rplC gene encoding 50S ribosomal protein L3 — MTIGLVGRKVGMTRIFTEDGVSIPVTVLEVEANRVTQVKTLENDGYRGLQVTTGTRKASRVTKPLAGHYAKAGVEAGRGLWEFRLKDGEGEGIEAGSEITVELFNETKLVDVTGTSKGKGFQGGIKRWNFSMQDATHGNSISHRSNGSIGQCQTPGRVFKGKKMSGHMGAEKVTTQNLEIVRVDADRNLLLIKGAVPGAVNGNVIVKPAVKA, encoded by the coding sequence ATGACTATTGGTTTAGTCGGACGTAAAGTTGGTATGACTCGTATCTTCACTGAAGATGGCGTATCAATTCCAGTTACAGTCTTAGAAGTTGAAGCTAACCGCGTTACTCAAGTTAAAACTCTTGAAAACGATGGTTATCGCGGTTTACAAGTAACAACTGGCACTCGTAAAGCTAGTCGTGTTACTAAGCCTTTAGCTGGTCACTATGCTAAAGCGGGCGTTGAAGCAGGTCGTGGTCTGTGGGAATTCCGTTTAAAAGATGGTGAAGGTGAAGGTATTGAAGCTGGCAGTGAAATCACTGTTGAGTTATTCAATGAAACCAAATTAGTAGACGTTACCGGTACTTCTAAAGGTAAAGGTTTCCAAGGTGGTATCAAGCGCTGGAACTTCAGCATGCAAGACGCTACTCACGGTAACTCTATCTCACACCGTTCAAACGGTTCAATCGGCCAGTGTCAAACACCAGGTCGTGTATTTAAAGGCAAAAAAATGTCTGGTCACATGGGTGCTGAGAAAGTTACTACTCAAAACCTTGAAATCGTTCGCGTTGATGCGGACCGTAACTTGCTTCTTATCAAAGGTGCAGTTCCGGGCGCAGTTAACGGCAACGTTATCGTTAAACCAGCTGTTAAAGCCTAA
- the rplW gene encoding 50S ribosomal protein L23: MINEERLLKVILAPNISEKATMSAELNNTVVFKVAKDASKLEIKAAVEKLFEVEVTGVRTLNVKGKTKRTGARFGRRSDWKKAYVTLKEGSDIDFVGGAE; the protein is encoded by the coding sequence ATGATCAACGAAGAACGTTTGTTGAAGGTGATTTTAGCACCTAACATTTCTGAAAAAGCAACTATGTCTGCTGAGTTAAACAACACTGTTGTTTTCAAAGTAGCTAAAGATGCTAGCAAGCTTGAAATCAAAGCAGCTGTTGAAAAACTTTTCGAAGTTGAAGTGACAGGTGTTCGTACTCTAAATGTTAAGGGTAAAACAAAGCGTACTGGTGCTCGTTTCGGTCGTCGTAGCGATTGGAAAAAGGCCTACGTTACTCTTAAAGAAGGTAGCGACATCGACTTCGTCGGCGGCGCAGAGTAA
- the rpsC gene encoding 30S ribosomal protein S3, translated as MGQKVHPIGIRLGITKPFASTWYASSKEYAANIKGDHEVRAYLTEELKRASLSKIVIERPAKSIRVTIHTARPGVVIGKKGEDVEKLRKKVSQIAGVPAQINIAEVRKPEMDAQLVADGIASQLERRVMFRRAMKRAVQNAMRLGAKGIKVEVSGRLGGADIARSEWYREGRVPLHTLRADIDYATARADTTYGVIGVKVWIFKGEVIGNMPLQAEAPAPKPKRKGKGKSSK; from the coding sequence ATGGGTCAGAAAGTACATCCTATCGGTATTCGTCTAGGTATCACTAAGCCTTTTGCGTCTACTTGGTATGCAAGCAGCAAAGAGTATGCAGCTAACATCAAAGGTGATCACGAAGTTCGTGCTTACCTAACTGAAGAGTTAAAGCGTGCTTCTTTATCTAAAATCGTTATCGAACGTCCAGCGAAGTCAATTCGCGTGACTATCCACACTGCACGTCCTGGTGTTGTGATTGGTAAGAAAGGCGAAGACGTTGAGAAATTACGTAAGAAAGTTTCTCAAATCGCAGGTGTTCCAGCGCAAATTAACATTGCAGAAGTTCGTAAGCCAGAGATGGATGCGCAACTTGTTGCTGACGGTATCGCGAGCCAATTAGAGCGTCGTGTTATGTTCCGTCGCGCTATGAAGCGTGCAGTACAAAACGCAATGCGTTTAGGTGCTAAGGGTATCAAAGTTGAAGTAAGTGGTCGTTTAGGCGGCGCTGACATCGCACGTTCTGAGTGGTACCGTGAAGGTCGTGTACCTCTTCACACTCTTCGTGCTGACATTGATTACGCAACAGCTCGTGCTGACACTACTTACGGTGTTATTGGTGTTAAAGTCTGGATCTTTAAAGGTGAAGTAATTGGTAACATGCCTCTACAGGCAGAAGCACCAGCTCCTAAGCCTAAAAGAAAAGGCAAAGGCAAGAGCTCTAAGTAA
- the rpsS gene encoding 30S ribosomal protein S19 → MPRSLKKGPFIDLHLLTKVEKALESGNKKPIKTWSRRSMIIPNMIGLTIAVHNGRQHVPVFVTDEMIGHKLGEFAPTRTYRGHAADKKAKKR, encoded by the coding sequence ATGCCACGTTCTCTCAAGAAAGGTCCATTTATCGACCTACACTTGTTGACGAAGGTAGAGAAAGCTTTGGAAAGCGGGAACAAGAAACCAATCAAAACTTGGTCTCGTCGCTCAATGATCATCCCTAACATGATCGGATTGACCATCGCTGTCCATAATGGCCGTCAACACGTTCCAGTATTTGTTACCGATGAAATGATCGGTCACAAACTGGGTGAATTTGCACCTACTCGTACTTATCGCGGTCACGCTGCTGATAAGAAAGCGAAGAAAAGATAA
- the rpsQ gene encoding 30S ribosomal protein S17, with amino-acid sequence MTETIRTLQGRVVSNKMDKSITVLIERRVKHPIYGKFMIRSTKLKAHDEANVCNEGDVVTIRECAPISKTKSWTLVDVVTKA; translated from the coding sequence ATGACTGAGACTATTCGTACTCTACAAGGTCGCGTTGTTAGTAACAAGATGGATAAATCTATCACTGTTCTTATCGAGCGTCGTGTAAAGCACCCTATCTACGGTAAATTCATGATCCGTTCAACTAAGTTGAAAGCGCATGATGAAGCTAACGTATGTAACGAAGGTGATGTAGTAACAATTCGTGAATGTGCACCAATTTCTAAGACTAAGTCTTGGACTTTAGTGGACGTAGTAACTAAAGCTTAA
- the uvrA gene encoding excinuclease ABC subunit UvrA — protein MKTIEVRGARTHNLKNIDLDIPRDKLIVITGLSGSGKSSLAFDTLYAEGQRRYVESLSSYARQFLSLMEKPDVDHIEGLSPAISIEQKSTSHNPRSTVGTITEIYDYLRLLYARVGEPRCPTHKQPLAAQTISQMVDKVLELDEGTKVMLLAPVVQNRKGEHIKLLDNLAAQGYIRARIDGEVCDLSDPPTLDLHKKHTIEVVVDRLKVRDDIQTRLAESFETALSLTDGIAAIAFMDAPDKPELLFSANFACPQCGYSMQKPEPRLFSFNNPAGACQSCDGLGIKQFFDPHRVISNPELSLAGGAIRGWDKRNFYYFQMLTSLADHYGFDLNKPFQQLTDEQQQLILNGSGDEDIQFKYMNDRGDIVVRKHPFEGILVNMDRRYRETESNAVREELSKYLNSQACPSCEGSRLRQEARNVFIDDKPLHHITEYSIADSAQFFSQLALVGQRQQIAEKILKEINDRLGFLVNVGLNYLSLSRSADTLSGGEAQRIRLASQIGAGLVGVMYVLDEPSIGLHQRDNERLLKTLIHLRDLGNTVIVVEHDEDAIKEADHIIDIGPGAGVHGGQVIAQGSLPDILANPHSITGKYLSGEEFIAVPKKRTPITLDKVVNLTGATGNNLKNVDLTIPVGLMTCVTGVSGSGKSTLINDTLYKLAHIELNRATLDEPAPYKSISGLEHLDKVIDIDQSPIGRTPRSNPATYTGIFTSIRDIFAATQESRSRGYKPGRFSFNVKGGRCEACQGDGVIKVEMHFLPDVYVPCDVCKGQRYNRETLEIRYKGKNIHEVLDMTIENAFDFFHAIPAVKRKLQTLMDVGLSYIKLGQSATTLSGGEAQRVKLSKELSKRDTGQTLYILDEPTTGLHFHDIRQLMTVLHRLRDHGNTIVIIEHNLDVIKTADWIVDLGPEGGSGGGEILVAGTPEEVAEHKASHTARFLKPLL, from the coding sequence ATGAAAACAATCGAAGTTCGCGGTGCTCGTACCCATAATCTAAAAAACATTGACTTAGATATCCCTAGAGACAAGTTGATTGTCATTACTGGGTTATCGGGGTCGGGCAAATCATCCTTAGCCTTTGATACCCTATATGCCGAAGGCCAGCGTCGATATGTTGAGTCTTTATCTTCTTACGCTCGTCAATTTTTATCCTTAATGGAAAAGCCCGATGTAGATCACATAGAGGGTCTCTCACCGGCTATTTCAATAGAGCAAAAATCAACTTCGCACAATCCGCGCTCAACCGTCGGTACCATTACCGAAATCTACGATTACCTGCGTTTACTATACGCCCGTGTTGGTGAGCCTCGCTGCCCTACCCATAAACAACCTTTGGCCGCGCAAACCATAAGTCAGATGGTTGATAAAGTTTTAGAGCTCGACGAAGGCACTAAAGTGATGTTATTGGCCCCTGTGGTGCAAAATCGGAAGGGCGAGCACATTAAGTTATTAGATAACCTTGCCGCGCAAGGTTACATTCGTGCCCGAATAGATGGTGAAGTATGTGACTTGTCCGATCCACCGACCTTGGACTTACATAAAAAGCATACCATTGAAGTGGTAGTTGACAGACTCAAAGTACGTGATGATATTCAAACTCGTTTAGCCGAATCATTTGAAACGGCACTATCTCTTACCGATGGTATCGCCGCCATTGCCTTTATGGATGCGCCTGATAAGCCTGAACTTCTTTTTTCCGCAAACTTTGCCTGTCCGCAATGTGGCTACAGTATGCAAAAGCCAGAGCCTCGATTATTCTCTTTTAATAACCCTGCAGGGGCTTGTCAAAGTTGTGATGGCTTAGGTATTAAACAGTTCTTTGACCCACATCGGGTGATCAGTAACCCAGAACTAAGCCTGGCAGGTGGTGCGATTAGAGGCTGGGATAAACGCAATTTTTATTACTTTCAAATGTTAACGTCATTGGCAGATCACTACGGTTTTGACTTAAATAAACCGTTTCAACAACTTACCGATGAACAGCAACAGCTGATCTTAAATGGTAGCGGTGATGAAGACATTCAGTTCAAATATATGAACGATAGAGGTGACATCGTTGTTCGCAAGCACCCGTTTGAAGGGATTTTGGTGAATATGGACAGGCGCTATCGCGAAACCGAATCGAATGCGGTGCGTGAAGAGCTGTCTAAATACTTAAACTCACAAGCGTGTCCAAGCTGTGAGGGCAGTCGTTTGCGCCAAGAAGCGCGCAATGTCTTTATTGATGATAAGCCTTTGCATCATATTACTGAATACTCTATTGCCGACTCTGCTCAGTTTTTTAGTCAATTAGCGCTTGTAGGTCAACGCCAGCAAATTGCCGAGAAAATATTAAAAGAAATTAATGACCGTTTAGGCTTCTTAGTTAATGTTGGTCTCAATTACCTGAGCCTGTCTCGAAGCGCCGATACCTTATCAGGTGGCGAAGCGCAGCGTATTCGACTTGCTTCTCAAATTGGTGCCGGCTTAGTGGGGGTCATGTACGTATTAGATGAACCGTCCATTGGTTTGCATCAACGCGATAACGAACGCTTATTAAAAACCCTTATTCATCTTCGTGATTTGGGTAATACGGTCATTGTGGTAGAACACGATGAAGACGCGATTAAAGAAGCCGACCACATTATCGATATTGGCCCAGGGGCGGGTGTACATGGCGGTCAAGTTATTGCCCAAGGGAGCTTACCAGATATTCTAGCCAATCCTCATTCAATCACTGGTAAGTATTTATCTGGCGAAGAGTTCATTGCGGTTCCTAAAAAACGTACACCGATAACATTAGACAAAGTGGTAAACTTAACCGGCGCTACAGGTAATAACCTGAAGAATGTCGATTTAACCATTCCAGTTGGTTTAATGACCTGTGTTACCGGTGTTTCAGGCTCGGGTAAATCGACCCTAATTAATGATACTTTATATAAGTTGGCGCATATTGAATTAAACCGCGCCACCTTAGATGAACCTGCGCCGTATAAGAGTATTAGTGGGCTTGAACATTTAGATAAAGTTATCGACATAGACCAAAGTCCTATTGGGCGAACCCCACGTTCAAACCCGGCCACCTATACCGGTATATTTACCTCGATTCGTGATATTTTTGCCGCTACTCAAGAATCTCGCTCACGTGGTTATAAACCAGGTCGCTTTAGTTTTAACGTAAAAGGTGGGCGTTGTGAAGCCTGTCAGGGTGATGGCGTTATCAAAGTTGAAATGCACTTCTTACCCGATGTGTATGTACCATGTGATGTTTGTAAAGGCCAACGCTATAACCGTGAAACCCTAGAAATTCGCTACAAGGGAAAAAACATTCACGAAGTGTTGGATATGACCATCGAAAACGCCTTTGACTTTTTTCATGCCATTCCAGCGGTTAAGCGTAAATTACAAACTTTAATGGATGTGGGCTTGTCTTATATTAAGCTAGGCCAGTCTGCTACCACCCTATCTGGTGGTGAAGCGCAGAGGGTGAAACTGTCAAAAGAGTTATCTAAGCGTGATACCGGCCAAACCTTGTATATTTTAGATGAGCCCACCACGGGATTACACTTTCACGATATACGCCAATTAATGACGGTACTTCATCGCCTGCGCGATCATGGTAATACCATTGTTATCATTGAACATAATTTAGATGTGATAAAAACCGCCGATTGGATTGTAGACCTTGGCCCTGAAGGCGGCTCTGGTGGCGGTGAAATTTTAGTGGCTGGTACACCAGAAGAGGTTGCTGAGCATAAAGCGTCTCATACCGCGAGGTTTTTAAAGCCGCTACTTTAA